The window TAGTCGTGAATAAATTACGTGGTACGTTTAATGTAGTTGCTGTTAAAGCACCTGGATTTGGAGATCGTCGTAAACGTATGCTTGAAGACATTGCTATTTTAACAGGAGCTCAATTAGTGACTGAAGAATTAGGATTAGAGCTTAAAAATACAACATTAGATCAATGTGGACACGCTGGTCGTGTGATTGTCACGAAAGATCATACAACAATCGTGGAGGGAATTGGGTCACAAATGGACATTCAAGCACGTATTGCTCAAATTCGTGCGGAGTTAGAAAATACAGTTTCTGAGTTTGATAAAGAAAAATTATTAGAACGTTTAGCAAAACTAAGTGGAGGAGTTGCCGTTATTAAAGTAGGTGCAGCTACTGAAACAGAGTTAAAAGAACGTAAATTACGTATTGAAGATGCGCTAAACGCGACACGTGCTGCCGTTCAAGAAGGAATTGTTGCCGGTGGTGGAACAGCGTATATGAATATTTATAATGAGGTTGAAAAAATTGAAGCCACAGGTGATGAAGCAACGGGTGTTCAAATTGTTTTAAAAGCATTAGAAGCTCCAATTCGTCAAATTGCTGAAAATGCAGGAATTGAAGGATCAATCATTGTTTATAAGTTAAAAGAGTTAGAACCAGGATTCGGATATAATGCTGCAACAAATGAGTTTGTTGATATGTTCCAATCAGGAATTGTTGATCCAACTAAGGTAACTCGTTCAGCTTTACAAAATGCTGCAAGTATCTCAGCTTCATTCTTAACGGCTGAAGCGGCTGTTGTTGAGATTGAAAAACCTCAAGCACCTCAGTCACCAGCTGATATGGGCGGAATGGGAATGATGTAATAAAAAAATCTCTAGATTAGTCTAGAGATTTTTTTATGATGATTTCAAGATAAGCTATAATAAAAGAAATGAAGATTAGAGGTGAGCCATGAAGGGAATTGGAACAGATATCATTGAGATCAGGCGTATTGAACAACTTAAACAACGTGAACGATTTGTTCATAAATTATTGAGTGAAGAAGAATTACAATTATATCAATCATTTAAACATATTAAAAGGCAAAATGAATTTTTAGCGGGTCGTTGGGCGGTTAAAGAAGCATTATATAAAGCTTTAGGAACATACTGTAATGGAAAATCATATCAAGAATTCAGTGTTATAAATGATGAAATAGGAAAACCTTTTTTATTAACACCTAAGCTAGAAGGATTACATATTAGCATTAGTCATTGTGAACATTATGCGGTAGCATTCGTTATTTGGGAATAAAAAAATCAGCTATTAATAGGAGGCCACTGAAAAAGTCCTCTATCTGAAAACATCTAACATTTCAATAGAAGTGTTGGATGTTTTTTTGATTTACGGTAAAATTAAACTAACGTCAAACTTTGTCGAGGGGTGCTTATGCTAGTTAAACAAAATGCTTTACCACTTAGCGCATACGCAGGATTATATGATATGGTGGTTCCAAAAGATAATTTATTAAGACGAATGAATGAAGTGGTTGATTTTTCATTTATTTACGATGAGTTAAAAGAAAAATATTGTGTGGATAATGGTCGAAATGCAATTGATCCCATTCGCTTATTTAAGTATCTATTATTAAAAGTCATTTATGAACTATCTGATGTAGATGTGGTGGAGCGTTCGCGTTACGATCTGTCATTTAAGTATTTTTTAGGAATGGCACCAGAAGAAGATGTTATTCATCCCAGTTCATTAACGAAGTTTAGAAAGTTACGTTTAAAGGATGTTGAACTATTAGATTTATTAATGAAGAAATCGGTAGAGATTGCGATTGAACATGACTTAATTAAAAGTAAAGCTATTATTGTGGATTCCACCCACACTCAAAGCCGTTACCATCAAAAATCACCTAAGGATTACTTAGTTGAGTTATCTAAAAAGCTTCGTCGTCAGGTTTATGAAGTTGATGAAACAATGAAAGAATTAATGCCTGATAAAAATCCTGATAATAATTTAGAAGAAGAATTAAATGATGCTCAAAGTGTCGTTGAAGTTATTGAAAGAAATGAAGTTGTCTCAAATATGCCTGCTGTTAAATCAACACTTAATTTATTAACGCTGTGTTAGACAATATTGTTGATAGGTAGAATAGAACTCCCCGAATATGGTAAACTAATAATAAACAAATGTTCGAGGTGAGTTTATGACAACGTTAAGTTCCATCAAAGCCGATATTTTAACTTTAAATGATGAACAACAAGCTAATTTATTAAGTTATCTTTCAGAGATTCTATCACTTAGCCCAGTTTCTATAACTGATTGTCGAGAAGCCCGTTTTTCAAAAGGAAAGGCTTGCCCTCATTGTGAAAGTCATGAGGTTTGTAAGTATGGAATCACATGTGGCAAACAACGTTATAAATGTAAATCTTGCCGTCGAACATTTACTGACCTTTCAAAATCGGTTTTATCAAGCTCAAAGTTGCCATTAGAGGACTGGTTAGAATATGCCAAATGCATGATTTTAGGTTTTAGTATTCGTCGTGCAGCTATTCAAATTGGGGTGTGCGTAAAGACCTCTTTTTATATGCGTCATCGTATTTTAGACGCTATTCGTCCGTATATTGGAATGGGACATTTAGAGGGAGTTATTGAAATGGACGAAACATATTTTGCTGAATCCTTTAAAGGAAACCATATCAAGAGTGGATTTACGATGCCTCGTCCGTCTCGTAAACGTGGTGGAGAAGTAAAGAAACGTGGGATTAGTTCTGAACAGGTTTGTGTCTTAACAGGTTTAGACCGCCAAGGAAATATCTATACGGAGCTCGTCTGTAAGGGACGTATGAAAAGCTCTGATTTAAGTCGTGCATTAGAAGGTCACATTGAAGTTGGCTCTATTTTGTGTACGGATAGTCATCAAAGCTATATTCAATTTGTTGAAGATTTTGAATTGGAGCATAAGCGCATTGAGAGTGGAAAACGTAGAACTGATGACTTCTACAACATTCAACGTCTTAATTCTTTTCATAGTCGTCTAAAACTTTGGATGTCTCGATTCAAAGGAGTTTCGACTAAGTATTTAGTTAACTATTTATATTGGATGAAATGGTTAGAATATTTCAAAGATGATAAAGAAGTTTTGAAAGGAAAAAATATGATTCTCCAAATGGTATCCAGTCAATTAGAGCTAAATATCAATGATTATAGAACTCGCCAAGCTTTATTTCGCTAAAAAAGTTGTTAATTTTTTCCTAAAACTCTATAATAAAGATATAAATTGAGTAAAGGAGGGGATTAGGTTTGAACATCTTAATTTTCGGGGGTTCCTATATTTTATTAATTTTAGTGTTAGGGGTTATTTTTACCTTATTTGTATTAACAGGCATTTTTATAAGTCAAAAAAAAGCTTATTTACAACAAAAAAATAACGAAGAGTGGAACCAAAGTTTGATGGATAACAAGGGGCGTAAATTATATTTAATATTACTATATTCTTATTTAATATCTATGTTAGTAATGTTTCCTTTATCTTGTTTTTGGTTTAATTTTATCGGATTTAAAAATGCTAAATTAGCTGCTTTAGTTATGTGGTTAGTAATTTCGATTATTATGACAATAAAACTACCTCAGTTTAAAAGTATGTTCCAGGAAAAGTATAACAAATATTACACTAAATAAAAGAGACTTGTATGATAAGTCTCTTTTATAAATGAATATAACAACAATTTTATCTAACACAGCTTTTATTAAAAGAAGTTATCGAGGATGATTTAGAACATATCCAATCCATGCACGATAAAGATGCACGCGTGGGACATAAGACAGCGGATAGTCATTATTTTGGATATAAAACACATCTTGCCATGACAAAGGAACGAATCATGGTGGGGGCTATTGTGACAACAGGGGAAAAACATGATGGAAAACAACTACAAGAATTAGTAGAAAAATCAAGAACTGCAGGGATGAAAGTTGAAACAATTATCGGTGATGCAGCCTATTCGGAAAAAGATAATTTAAAGTTTACATCGAAAGAAAAGATACAGTTAGTTTCACGTTTAAGTAAAACAGTCACACATGGCAATCGAAAAAATGCAGAAAAGTTTGAGTTCAACAAAGATGCACAGATGTATGTTTGTTCTGCAGGTCACATGAGCATTAAAAAGACAAGTACACGACCTAAAAAACATGAAGAAGATGGTGAAGGAACTGTTGAGTCTTATGGGTTTGATGTAGAGAAGTGTCAGGTGTGTCCATTAAGAGATGGGTGTTACAAAGAGGGTGCGAAAACAAAGTCATATTCGGTTTCCATCAAATCCAACACACATCAAGCACAAGCTGAATTTCAAGAGACGGACGCTTTTAAAGAAGAAGCAAAGTATCGCTATATGATTGAAGCGAAAAATAGTGAGTTAAAGTGTAGACATGGTTACGATCGAGCGACGTCATCAGGTCTTTTTGGTATGCAGTTGCAAGCAGCCACAACATTATTTGGAGTTAATTTAAAAAGAATTCTAAAATTAATCCATGAAAAAGCGTAAGGATTTGGCTCTTAAGTCATAACACATAAAAAAAGTTAGAAAATATAGGAATTTAAATCCTGATTTTCTAACTTTTTTATTTTGGATTACCTGAGTACTAAAAATCAGAATAGATTTTCAGTGGCCTCCTATTAATAGCTGATTTTTTTATTTAGTGATTAGTGTCTGTCTGGTGTGAATAGTAATCCAAGATTAATTAATCCAGAAATACCAACTAAGGCGTAGATGACACGTGATAAAAGTGCACCTTGTCCACCAAAGATGAATGCTACAAGATCAAATTGGAAGAATCCAATAAGACCCCAGTTAATTGCACCAATTATTGTTAAAATTAAAGCAATACGTTGAATTAACGACATAGTTTTCGCTCCTTCCTGTTTTGGATATCTATAGTATTTAATAAATCATCTAGTTTTATTCATCAGAAAGCATAAATTAATTAAACAGTTCATAGTATTAATTGAAACTGAACTTAATAAAAGAGGTGGATAGCGATGAAGAAATTATGTTTAATGTTCGCAGTAGTGCTTACCGTGCTATTAGCAGCATGCGGAGAAATGTCTCAACAAGATGTTGTTGACAAGCTAACAAGCAACTTAGAAGGTGCAAAGTCTTATTATGCAACGGGTGTAATGGAAGTTGATAATAATGGACAAGTGTATCAATATAATGTTGAGGTAGCTTATCAACAACCAGAAAACTACAAAGTAACGTTGAAAAATGAAACAACAAACAATGAGCAAATCATACTAAAGAATGATGAAGGTGTTTTCGTTTTAACACCAGCATTAAATAAGCAATTTAAATTCCAAAGTGATTGGCCATTATCAAGTTCACAAGTTTACTTATATCAGTCATTATTAACTGATATTTTAAATGACACAGAAGCTACATTTGAAGCAGGTGACGATGCTTATACGTTTGAAACAAAAGCAAACTATCATGGTAATCGTGATTTAGTTTCACAAAAAATGACATTTGATAAAAAATCATTAACACCAGCTGAAGTTTATGTAGTGGATAGTGAAGGAGAACCACGCGTTACAATGAAATTTACATCATTTAAGTTTGATGAAAAACTAGCAGATGGATATTTCGATTGTCAACAAACAATGGAATATTCTCAAGAAACAATGGGTGAAGGTGTGATCAATGTATTAGATGATGAATTATACCCAGCTTACTTACCGGAAGGAACAACTTTAGTAAATAAACAGGCAATTGAAATTGAAGAAGGTCAACGTATCATCATGACATTTAGTGGTGATCAAGACTTCACGATTATTCAAGAGCCAGTTTCATATAATGAATCAATGGGTGTAGAACCTGTTGCTGGACAACCTGTATTCATCAACGGAACAGTTGGAGCTTTAAGCGACAATTCATTAACATGGGTTGAAGGTGGAGTTGAATGTTTCATCGTTTCTGAAACATTAGATTCAGATGAATTAGTTTCAGTTGCAGCATCAGTTTCTGGCCTTTCAGAAAAATAATTGATAAAAAGACGAGAGTGTATCTCGTCTTTTTACTATAATATTTATGTACAAAGCTATAAATCTAATACTGTCCACTACTGGTGTTATTATTGGCGATAAGTTTCTTCCTTAAGAATAAATTGCATGAAAACAACATATTCTATTAAGGATGATTAATTGTTTAACTTTTAGTATCTTCTATCAGATCGCATAACTTTGCTAAGGCTTATATCTTTCATTACAACATCTCTTATATGAAAAGAAGTTCCTTAGATGACATTCATAAAAAAACTGTGTTTTTCGTGTGTACAAAATGTATTCATTTATGTTAAATTTTAAATAGATATTTTTTCATCATTGGAGAGTGTTAGGATGAGTATAAGATATAAAGTATTAGTAGCGGAAGATGAAGTGAAAATCAGAGAGATTTTAGTTGATTTATTAGCGGATTATTATGACGTTATTGAGGCAAAAGATGGGGATGAAACGCTACGCTTATTTCATTCACAACAGATTGATTTCGTTTTATTAGATTTAATGATGCCTGGAAAAGATGGATTTTCTGTTTTAAAAGAAATTCGCTCAGTTTCTAAAGTTCCGATCATGATTCTAACCGCCCGCTCTAGCGTAGAAGATCAAGTGAAAGGATATGACTTAAAGGTAGACGACTATGTGACTAAACCATTTGACAATAAAGTGCTATTAGCCAAGATTAATCGTTTATTGACACGTGTCAACGAGGCCGATGACGTTGAAACATATGAACTTGCTTTTGATGGATTAGTGGTGAATAAATTATCAAGAACGGTTCGTATTGATAATGAATTAGTCGACTTTAGACCAAAGGAATTTGATTTATTAGTTTTTTTAATCGAAAATCATCGTATTGCCTTAGATCGAGATCGTATTTTAGATGCGGTATGGGGAATTGATTATTTTGGTGATACGCGTGTTGTGGATACACACATTAAAAAGATTCGTAAGAAATTAGGAATTTATTCTAAATATATTCATACAGTATTCGGGGTTGGGTATAAATTTGAGGTGATTTAACGTTGCGTTTAGCTACAAAGATTTTCTTATTACTTTTTGGCTTATTTTTTGCAACAATTAGTTTAGATATTGCAGCTCAATACTACTTTTATGACTTTGCTTATCCTGGTTATAAACAAAATCAAATTTATCAACTGGTGCATGAAATAAAAGAAGAAGTTCCGAATTTTGAAAGATACACCAATGACTTTTTTTCTTATATGAATGATCTTAAAGGGGAATATTTAATTCAATATAAACTTCATAGTTCAGATACTTCGCAGCTAAACTTGGATGTCTTAATGGATAATGATATCTTTTTTGAATCTACAAGTGAAGAAGATGTGACCGTTTATCATTATTACACGATTATTACCTTTAAAGGTGGAGAACAATGGATTATTGAGATTTCATATTCATTACAAGTTCTTGGCGAAATGTTATCGGTGTTTACGAGTTATTATATTTTTATTTTTATGGTACTCGCTATCTTAGTCTTATTTTTTGCGATTTGGTTAACAGAACATATCACAAAACCATTACTTCATATGAAGCGTGTAACTGCTAATATTGCAAACATTAATTTCTCGGAGAAATGTCAAGTGACATCAGATGATGAATTAAAAGAGTTAGCGACTAATATTAATATGATGAGTGATAACTTAAATAAGACATTGACTCAACTTAAAGATGCAAACGAACGTCTTCAAGATGATATTGCAAGAGAACGAGAGTTTGAGCAAATGCGTTCGAATTTCTTCGCAACGATTTCTCATGAGCTGAAAACGCCTTTAACGATTATTAAGGGAATTGCAACTCGTGTAAAGTCGAAACCAATGTCGCAAGAAGATGTCAAGGGACAGCTGGAATCTATTATAGAAGAAGTCGATCGAATGACGATGATGGTTCATGATACCTTAAATTATATGAAGATGGAAAATCCAGAAGATGTATTAGAGTATAGTAGTTTTAATTTAAAAATGTTAATTGAGCATTTAAATAAGAAGGTCGAACACTTGATGGGAGAAAAAAGTCTTCATATTCATCTTGATTTAGATGATGTTTACGTAGAAGCTGATTCAGAACAAATTATGACGGCGGTGACGAACTTGTATTCAAATGCGATTCGTTATACGCCTGATGGCGATCATATTTATGTCACGCTGAAACGTCAAGGAAATAAGGTGAAGTTAGAAATTGAAAATACGGGTATTTTTATTCCTGAAGCTGAGATTGATCGAATTTGGGAACCGTTTTATCGCCTTGAAAAATCTAGGAATAGAGACAGTGGGGGAACAGGTCTTGGATTACTGATAACAAGTAAAATTCTACAAATGCATCACAGTAAATATGGTGTGATGAATACGGATCGAGGAGTCAAATTTTAT of the Turicibacter sp. TJ11 genome contains:
- a CDS encoding DUF378 domain-containing protein, translating into MSLIQRIALILTIIGAINWGLIGFFQFDLVAFIFGGQGALLSRVIYALVGISGLINLGLLFTPDRH
- a CDS encoding outer membrane lipoprotein carrier protein LolA, with amino-acid sequence MKKLCLMFAVVLTVLLAACGEMSQQDVVDKLTSNLEGAKSYYATGVMEVDNNGQVYQYNVEVAYQQPENYKVTLKNETTNNEQIILKNDEGVFVLTPALNKQFKFQSDWPLSSSQVYLYQSLLTDILNDTEATFEAGDDAYTFETKANYHGNRDLVSQKMTFDKKSLTPAEVYVVDSEGEPRVTMKFTSFKFDEKLADGYFDCQQTMEYSQETMGEGVINVLDDELYPAYLPEGTTLVNKQAIEIEEGQRIIMTFSGDQDFTIIQEPVSYNESMGVEPVAGQPVFINGTVGALSDNSLTWVEGGVECFIVSETLDSDELVSVAASVSGLSEK
- the groL gene encoding chaperonin GroEL (60 kDa chaperone family; promotes refolding of misfolded polypeptides especially under stressful conditions; forms two stacked rings of heptamers to form a barrel-shaped 14mer; ends can be capped by GroES; misfolded proteins enter the barrel where they are refolded when GroES binds), translated to MAKEILFAEDARRAMIRGVDKLADTVKVTLGPKGRNVILEQKFGTPQIINDGVSIAKEIELEDKFENMGARLVAQVASRTNDVAGDGTTTATVLAQAMIREGNKNIVAGANPMTIRRGIERAVKVAVEALKANSKPIEGKESIASVAAISAADEEIGKLIAEAMERVGNDGVITLEESKGFETTMDIVEGMQFDRGYLSSYMVTDTDKMEAVLDNPYILVTDSKVSALQDILPILEQLVQTGRSMIIIADDIENEALAALVVNKLRGTFNVVAVKAPGFGDRRKRMLEDIAILTGAQLVTEELGLELKNTTLDQCGHAGRVIVTKDHTTIVEGIGSQMDIQARIAQIRAELENTVSEFDKEKLLERLAKLSGGVAVIKVGAATETELKERKLRIEDALNATRAAVQEGIVAGGGTAYMNIYNEVEKIEATGDEATGVQIVLKALEAPIRQIAENAGIEGSIIVYKLKELEPGFGYNAATNEFVDMFQSGIVDPTKVTRSALQNAASISASFLTAEAAVVEIEKPQAPQSPADMGGMGMM
- the acpS gene encoding holo-ACP synthase; its protein translation is MKGIGTDIIEIRRIEQLKQRERFVHKLLSEEELQLYQSFKHIKRQNEFLAGRWAVKEALYKALGTYCNGKSYQEFSVINDEIGKPFLLTPKLEGLHISISHCEHYAVAFVIWE
- a CDS encoding response regulator transcription factor — protein: MSIRYKVLVAEDEVKIREILVDLLADYYDVIEAKDGDETLRLFHSQQIDFVLLDLMMPGKDGFSVLKEIRSVSKVPIMILTARSSVEDQVKGYDLKVDDYVTKPFDNKVLLAKINRLLTRVNEADDVETYELAFDGLVVNKLSRTVRIDNELVDFRPKEFDLLVFLIENHRIALDRDRILDAVWGIDYFGDTRVVDTHIKKIRKKLGIYSKYIHTVFGVGYKFEVI
- a CDS encoding IS1595 family transposase translates to MTTLSSIKADILTLNDEQQANLLSYLSEILSLSPVSITDCREARFSKGKACPHCESHEVCKYGITCGKQRYKCKSCRRTFTDLSKSVLSSSKLPLEDWLEYAKCMILGFSIRRAAIQIGVCVKTSFYMRHRILDAIRPYIGMGHLEGVIEMDETYFAESFKGNHIKSGFTMPRPSRKRGGEVKKRGISSEQVCVLTGLDRQGNIYTELVCKGRMKSSDLSRALEGHIEVGSILCTDSHQSYIQFVEDFELEHKRIESGKRRTDDFYNIQRLNSFHSRLKLWMSRFKGVSTKYLVNYLYWMKWLEYFKDDKEVLKGKNMILQMVSSQLELNINDYRTRQALFR
- a CDS encoding HAMP domain-containing sensor histidine kinase, whose protein sequence is MRLATKIFLLLFGLFFATISLDIAAQYYFYDFAYPGYKQNQIYQLVHEIKEEVPNFERYTNDFFSYMNDLKGEYLIQYKLHSSDTSQLNLDVLMDNDIFFESTSEEDVTVYHYYTIITFKGGEQWIIEISYSLQVLGEMLSVFTSYYIFIFMVLAILVLFFAIWLTEHITKPLLHMKRVTANIANINFSEKCQVTSDDELKELATNINMMSDNLNKTLTQLKDANERLQDDIAREREFEQMRSNFFATISHELKTPLTIIKGIATRVKSKPMSQEDVKGQLESIIEEVDRMTMMVHDTLNYMKMENPEDVLEYSSFNLKMLIEHLNKKVEHLMGEKSLHIHLDLDDVYVEADSEQIMTAVTNLYSNAIRYTPDGDHIYVTLKRQGNKVKLEIENTGIFIPEAEIDRIWEPFYRLEKSRNRDSGGTGLGLLITSKILQMHHSKYGVMNTDRGVKFYFDLNIDPDFDE